In a single window of the Allobranchiibius huperziae genome:
- a CDS encoding ABC transporter permease, with translation MTTFFSDGLTVARRNLIKIKRVPDLLVFTTLQPIMFVLLFGYIFGSLAGPGNAGGYREFLIAGIFTQTLVFGATITGFGMAEDMQKGVIDRFRTLPMHPGAVLFGRTLSDVLNNVIVLIVMSVTGLIIGWRIRTGVLDAVWGFALLLLFAYAVSWLFAYVGLKVRTPEIVNNASFMVIFPLTFIANTFTSAQALPGPLKSIAGWNPVSTITYSARDHFGNLFALKVAGTHQQQLDAIRYTWALRHADLYTVIWVAAILVIFVPLATTTYKKAVAK, from the coding sequence ATGACCACGTTCTTCAGTGACGGGCTGACCGTCGCCCGGCGCAATCTGATCAAGATCAAGCGGGTCCCCGACCTGCTGGTCTTCACCACGCTGCAGCCGATCATGTTCGTGCTGCTCTTCGGCTACATCTTCGGCAGCCTCGCCGGCCCGGGCAACGCCGGCGGCTACCGGGAGTTCCTCATCGCGGGGATCTTCACCCAGACGCTGGTCTTCGGCGCGACCATCACCGGGTTCGGGATGGCCGAGGACATGCAGAAGGGCGTCATCGACCGGTTCCGCACGTTGCCCATGCACCCCGGCGCGGTCCTGTTCGGGCGCACCCTGTCCGACGTGCTCAACAACGTCATCGTGCTGATCGTGATGTCGGTGACGGGGTTGATCATCGGCTGGCGGATCCGCACCGGGGTCCTGGACGCCGTCTGGGGCTTCGCGCTCCTGCTGCTGTTCGCCTACGCGGTCAGCTGGCTGTTCGCCTACGTCGGGCTGAAGGTGCGCACCCCGGAGATCGTCAACAACGCCTCGTTCATGGTGATCTTCCCGTTGACCTTCATCGCCAACACGTTCACCAGTGCGCAGGCGCTGCCGGGTCCGCTGAAGTCGATCGCCGGGTGGAACCCGGTCTCGACCATCACCTACTCGGCCCGGGACCATTTCGGCAACCTGTTCGCGCTGAAGGTGGCCGGCACCCACCAGCAGCAGCTGGACGCGATCCGCTACACCTGGGCGCTGCGGCACGCCGACCTCTACACGGTGATCTGGGTGGCGGCGATCCTGGTGATCTTCGTGCCGCTGGCCACGACGACCTACAAGAAGGCCGTCGCCAAGTAG
- a CDS encoding ATP-binding cassette domain-containing protein, protein MGDAVFAEGLVKHYKAVKAVDGVSLNVPEGTVLGVLGPNGAGKTTTVRMLTTLIRPDAGHATVAGQDVIKDPAAVRRCIGVSGQSAAVDEYLTGYENLEMIGRLYHLSKRDARARSRELLQDFRLDEAADRPAKTYSGGMRRRLDLAGALVARPPVIFLDEPTTGLDPRSRGDMWDVITTLVRAGTSVLLTTQYLEEADRLADNIVVVDRGVVIAEGTSDELKVQAGGERLEVTVLDPARVGETAGLLAAIAGGDATSDDHSRRVTVGVSGGTRDLLVAVRRLDDAGIEVQDIGIRRPTLDDAFLAMTGHAAEEAADDDGSAATSKNTQGASR, encoded by the coding sequence ATGGGGGACGCCGTCTTCGCCGAAGGTCTGGTGAAGCACTACAAGGCGGTCAAGGCTGTCGACGGGGTGTCGTTGAACGTGCCGGAGGGGACGGTGCTGGGGGTGCTGGGGCCGAACGGCGCCGGCAAGACCACGACAGTGCGGATGCTGACCACCTTGATCCGGCCGGACGCGGGGCACGCGACCGTCGCCGGGCAGGACGTGATCAAGGATCCGGCGGCCGTGCGCCGCTGCATCGGGGTGTCCGGTCAGTCGGCCGCGGTCGACGAGTACCTCACGGGCTACGAGAACCTGGAGATGATCGGCCGGCTCTACCACCTGTCCAAGAGGGATGCCCGCGCGCGCTCCCGGGAGCTGCTGCAGGACTTCCGGCTGGACGAGGCGGCCGACCGCCCGGCCAAGACCTACTCCGGGGGCATGCGCCGGCGGCTCGACCTGGCGGGGGCACTCGTGGCGCGTCCACCGGTGATCTTCCTGGACGAGCCCACCACCGGGCTGGACCCGCGCAGCCGCGGTGACATGTGGGACGTCATCACCACGCTGGTCCGCGCGGGCACGTCGGTGCTGCTGACCACGCAGTACCTGGAGGAGGCCGACCGCCTCGCCGACAACATCGTGGTGGTCGACCGCGGTGTGGTCATCGCCGAGGGCACGTCCGATGAGCTGAAGGTGCAGGCCGGCGGCGAGCGTCTCGAGGTGACGGTCCTCGACCCCGCACGGGTGGGCGAGACCGCCGGGCTGCTCGCGGCGATCGCCGGGGGAGACGCCACCTCCGATGACCACAGCCGGCGCGTCACCGTGGGGGTGTCCGGCGGCACGCGCGACCTGCTGGTCGCCGTACGACGGCTCGATGATGCGGGCATCGAGGTGCAGGACATCGGCATCCGGCGTCCCACGCTCGACGACGCCTTCCTGGCGATGACGGGCCACGCGGCAGAGGAGGCCGCGGACGACGACGGGTCGGCCGCCACCAGCAAGAACACCCAGGGGGCATCGCGATGA
- a CDS encoding DUF4307 domain-containing protein — protein sequence MPIPRPAPGQGKWWLIGTLGVLVMSAFAIWFGIAATRGVQWSDAGHDIVSDTRVQVTFDVINQNGKPVSCTIEAQDNEHSQVGVTTVDLPATRKDVVRYIRTVRTVTRAVTGTVDSCHYR from the coding sequence ATGCCGATCCCTCGACCCGCGCCCGGACAGGGCAAGTGGTGGCTCATCGGCACCCTGGGGGTGCTGGTCATGAGCGCCTTCGCCATCTGGTTCGGGATCGCCGCCACTCGTGGCGTGCAGTGGTCCGACGCCGGCCACGACATCGTGAGCGACACCAGGGTGCAGGTCACCTTCGATGTCATCAACCAGAACGGCAAGCCGGTCAGCTGCACCATCGAGGCGCAGGACAACGAGCACTCCCAGGTGGGGGTGACCACGGTCGATCTGCCCGCTACCCGCAAGGACGTCGTGCGCTACATCCGGACCGTCCGCACCGTCACGCGGGCGGTCACCGGCACCGTGGACAGCTGTCACTACCGCTGA
- the greA gene encoding transcription elongation factor GreA: MTSTTDASFLTQEAYDRLKAEYDHLTGAGRTEISRQIEEAREEGDLKENGGYHAAREEQGKMELRIRQLDALLRDAVVGGPSVKEGTVAPGMVVTVEMFGETEHFLLGSREIVGDSTDLDVYSEKSPLGSAINGKSVGETTSYEAPNGKSIEVKITQATPYK; the protein is encoded by the coding sequence GTGACGAGCACCACTGACGCCAGCTTCCTGACCCAGGAGGCCTACGACCGGCTCAAGGCTGAGTACGACCACCTCACCGGCGCAGGACGCACCGAGATCTCCCGCCAGATCGAGGAGGCCCGCGAAGAGGGTGACCTCAAGGAGAACGGCGGCTACCACGCCGCGCGCGAGGAGCAGGGCAAGATGGAGCTGCGCATCCGCCAGCTCGACGCCTTGCTGCGCGACGCCGTGGTGGGTGGCCCCTCCGTCAAGGAGGGCACGGTGGCCCCCGGCATGGTGGTGACCGTGGAGATGTTCGGTGAGACCGAGCACTTCCTGCTCGGCAGCCGCGAGATCGTCGGCGACTCCACCGACCTCGACGTCTACAGCGAGAAGTCCCCGCTGGGTTCGGCGATCAACGGCAAGTCGGTCGGCGAGACCACGTCGTACGAGGCGCCCAACGGCAAGAGCATCGAGGTCAAGATCACGCAGGCCACGCCCTATAAGTGA